In Kordiimonas pumila, a single genomic region encodes these proteins:
- a CDS encoding ATP-grasp domain-containing protein — translation MQPATDNALAVKHAMPLPEHAGMPALDDTAAETSWFEFAPAHFFYVPIALYCAWLSLRHLGPTLLTNANPALPYSGLVGESKFSVLNQLNGTARDYTAPYARFLRWPGDGGTDRTFREATSGMTATGLRYPVVAKPDIGMRGAGVQVIKNDTDLRHYISVFPSGANFLLQTLIDMEGEAGIFYVRHPEEPKGQIISLTLKYFPSVIGNGTNTLYELIRADKRAGKLSHLYLERHKSKLDTIVPDGEKVRLAFAGNHCRGTIFRNGNDFITDTMIDTFDKLAKSMGEFYIGRFDVRFNSFSELQNGTGFKIIEVNGAGGEVTHIWDSRMTLWGAYKALMGQFRHLYVIGNKNRKRGFLPTPLFSLFKAWRHEKKLTKHYPITH, via the coding sequence ATGCAACCAGCCACCGATAACGCACTAGCTGTGAAACATGCCATGCCTTTGCCCGAACATGCAGGCATGCCTGCCCTCGATGATACAGCCGCCGAAACATCTTGGTTTGAATTTGCCCCGGCACACTTTTTTTATGTCCCTATCGCCCTTTACTGTGCCTGGCTTTCCCTTCGGCATTTAGGCCCAACCCTACTTACCAATGCAAACCCGGCGTTGCCTTACTCTGGCCTTGTCGGTGAAAGCAAGTTTTCTGTACTGAACCAGCTAAACGGTACCGCACGGGATTACACGGCACCATATGCACGCTTTCTACGCTGGCCCGGGGATGGTGGCACGGATAGGACCTTCAGGGAAGCCACAAGCGGGATGACAGCAACTGGCCTACGCTATCCGGTTGTGGCAAAACCTGATATTGGCATGCGCGGCGCTGGTGTGCAGGTTATTAAAAACGACACAGACTTACGGCATTATATTTCAGTGTTTCCGTCCGGCGCTAATTTTCTGCTGCAAACACTCATCGATATGGAAGGCGAAGCAGGCATTTTTTATGTGCGTCACCCAGAGGAACCCAAAGGCCAGATCATTAGCCTCACTTTAAAATATTTCCCCTCTGTAATTGGGAACGGTACCAACACACTATATGAGCTCATACGGGCCGACAAACGCGCTGGCAAACTATCGCACCTATACCTAGAGCGCCATAAAAGCAAGCTAGACACCATAGTCCCTGACGGTGAGAAAGTACGGTTAGCCTTTGCTGGCAACCATTGTAGAGGCACCATTTTCCGCAATGGTAATGACTTCATTACAGACACCATGATTGACACTTTTGATAAGCTGGCAAAATCTATGGGCGAATTTTACATTGGCCGTTTTGATGTTCGATTTAACAGTTTTTCAGAATTGCAGAACGGTACAGGATTCAAAATCATCGAAGTGAACGGTGCTGGCGGCGAAGTAACCCATATTTGGGATTCCCGTATGACATTATGGGGCGCCTATAAAGCACTTATGGGCCAGTTTAGGCACCTTTATGTGATCGGGAACAAAAACCGAAAGAGAGGTTTTCTACCAACACCGCTATTCAGCCTTTTCAAGGCATGGCGCCACGAAAAAAAACTAACCAAACACTATCCAATAACGCACTAA
- a CDS encoding DUF2336 domain-containing protein — MSVFSAAGPLVMSRLGTVDVVNAATLEKLVLTQRVSSFLARHTDDEERVAIENVARMLAQDMSIQVRESLAFELRSCKSLPFDLAAKIATDVESVAGPFLASTEAFNDAELAGLIPQLEEHAHVTLARRSDIGIATCHAIVTVGNEKPVSFLVRNNKIVLHEQTCSTILNRFRGNETILQHMTKRVDLPLSIVEQLILLVSAEYQDILVKHYSVTETVAQQAIKAAHGDIMWQHLEHASPAQIHAYVIDLRKARRLSHDVMIEMTSRGCLPFLESVLALEAGLTLGAVRERLYGGNMVSFVGLMKEANVSKADAQRLRQMVLLHGGSSGWQAMKRPN, encoded by the coding sequence ATGTCCGTATTCAGTGCAGCAGGCCCATTGGTGATGAGTAGGTTAGGGACAGTTGACGTTGTAAATGCTGCAACGCTTGAAAAGCTGGTGCTAACCCAGAGAGTTTCTAGTTTTTTGGCGCGGCACACCGACGATGAAGAACGGGTTGCAATAGAAAATGTTGCCCGGATGCTTGCACAGGATATGTCTATACAAGTGCGCGAATCACTGGCTTTTGAATTGCGGTCCTGCAAATCGCTGCCTTTTGATCTAGCTGCTAAAATAGCAACCGATGTTGAAAGCGTTGCAGGCCCTTTTCTTGCTTCCACTGAAGCCTTTAATGACGCCGAGCTTGCAGGGCTTATTCCTCAGCTTGAAGAACATGCACATGTAACATTAGCGCGCCGGTCTGACATAGGGATTGCTACATGTCATGCCATTGTTACTGTTGGTAATGAAAAGCCGGTAAGTTTTTTAGTGCGGAATAATAAAATTGTTTTACATGAGCAAACATGCTCGACAATCCTTAATCGTTTTAGGGGTAATGAAACTATACTTCAGCATATGACAAAGCGGGTTGATTTGCCGCTTTCTATTGTTGAGCAGCTGATATTGTTGGTTTCTGCTGAATATCAGGATATTTTAGTTAAGCATTATAGCGTTACAGAGACTGTAGCGCAGCAAGCTATTAAGGCGGCCCACGGTGATATTATGTGGCAGCACCTAGAGCATGCTAGCCCGGCTCAGATACATGCCTATGTGATCGACCTAAGAAAAGCCCGGCGCCTGTCACATGATGTGATGATAGAGATGACAAGCCGTGGTTGCCTGCCGTTTCTGGAAAGTGTTCTTGCCCTTGAGGCAGGCTTAACGCTAGGTGCTGTTCGTGAGCGCCTTTACGGTGGTAATATGGTGTCTTTTGTCGGCCTTATGAAAGAAGCTAATGTAAGTAAAGCAGACGCACAAAGGTTGAGGCAAATGGTTTTGTTGCATGGCGGTAGCTCTGGTTGGCAGGCTATGAAACGCCCCAATTAA
- a CDS encoding DUF2336 domain-containing protein gives MQFASASLVDAVKMEKIQLAKRIGQYLNADQADEDRALIEDIARKLASDISRQVREVLAYELRRCNRLVPDLAEKIAKDVEEVAGPFLQETKAISDKAMVKLIPQLQEYARVALARRNDLSDEVLGALIESGRTDSIATLVRNDRVVLAEPVCGTLVNRFSDNIWIMDQFSARADLPLSIVDRIMDKVSDHCRSIMLNHYPVRSDVAAIIFDNAKVEMIWNQVRKIDDTQIHAVVSELRTNQRLNPAIAIEMAKKGSLAFLESMLALEAGMTIQRVRDILRLEDKTSFVRLMHAAKVGEKLAPAILKLAKENYSVPAGGKA, from the coding sequence ATGCAGTTCGCAAGTGCATCATTAGTAGATGCAGTAAAAATGGAAAAGATCCAGCTGGCCAAACGTATTGGTCAGTACCTTAACGCTGATCAGGCGGATGAGGACCGTGCGCTGATAGAAGATATTGCGCGCAAGCTTGCGAGTGACATTTCTCGGCAGGTCCGGGAAGTACTGGCCTATGAATTGCGCCGCTGCAATCGCTTGGTTCCTGACCTTGCAGAAAAAATAGCCAAAGATGTTGAAGAAGTTGCTGGGCCGTTTCTTCAGGAAACGAAGGCAATCTCTGATAAGGCAATGGTTAAACTTATTCCACAACTCCAAGAATATGCGCGGGTTGCTCTAGCGCGTAGAAATGATTTAAGTGACGAAGTGCTTGGTGCTCTCATTGAAAGCGGGCGGACAGACAGTATAGCAACACTCGTGAGGAACGACAGAGTTGTTCTTGCTGAGCCTGTTTGTGGAACACTGGTAAACCGCTTTTCAGATAACATCTGGATTATGGATCAATTTAGCGCTCGCGCCGATTTGCCCCTTTCCATTGTAGACCGGATTATGGATAAAGTTTCTGATCATTGTCGGTCAATCATGCTTAATCATTATCCAGTACGTTCTGATGTTGCAGCTATTATTTTTGATAATGCAAAAGTTGAAATGATTTGGAATCAGGTGCGTAAAATTGACGATACGCAAATTCATGCTGTTGTTTCAGAACTGCGCACCAATCAGCGCTTGAACCCTGCAATCGCTATTGAAATGGCTAAAAAAGGCAGCCTTGCGTTTTTGGAAAGCATGCTTGCACTTGAGGCTGGTATGACAATTCAGCGTGTACGCGATATTTTGCGGTTGGAAGATAAAACATCTTTTGTGCGTCTTATGCATGCTGCAAAAGTTGGTGAGAAGCTAGCGCCTGCTATTCTGAAACTGGCTAAAGAAAACTATTCTGTGCCAGCGGGAGGCAAGGCATGA
- a CDS encoding MBL fold metallo-hydrolase, producing the protein MLANNPNAYTGPGTNTYIVGEETLWIIDPGPEDIRHVDAVLAVVDGRPVAGILVTHTHMDHSPAAHLLKAAMQAPTYGYGPLCQLIAAETEEDVDTCFSPDNSLSHGTAIGMGRWRVIALHTPGHFPNHMCYVLPEQGVLFSGDHVMAWSTTAIVPPLGNFLDYMNSLDLLENVHANLMLPSHGCPVYAPFERIDAVRKHRHKRHNQVRMCLQAGVGDVHAIVGSIYKDADLTPSLYKAAYGCVQAHIDHLNVQGIGDPLEQAIVEA; encoded by the coding sequence GTGCTTGCTAATAACCCAAACGCTTATACAGGGCCGGGAACTAATACCTATATTGTAGGCGAAGAAACACTGTGGATTATTGACCCGGGGCCAGAAGACATCCGCCATGTTGATGCTGTTTTGGCAGTTGTTGATGGCAGACCTGTGGCAGGTATTTTAGTAACCCATACCCATATGGATCATAGCCCAGCAGCGCACTTGCTGAAAGCTGCAATGCAGGCCCCAACATATGGGTATGGCCCCTTATGTCAGCTCATTGCCGCAGAAACAGAAGAAGATGTTGATACTTGCTTTTCTCCTGACAACAGTCTTAGCCACGGAACGGCTATTGGTATGGGACGGTGGCGTGTCATAGCTCTCCATACACCGGGGCACTTTCCTAATCACATGTGTTATGTCTTGCCGGAGCAGGGTGTGTTGTTTTCTGGCGATCATGTCATGGCTTGGTCCACGACAGCGATTGTACCGCCGCTTGGTAATTTTCTGGACTATATGAATAGCCTTGACCTGCTGGAAAATGTTCATGCTAACCTTATGTTGCCCAGCCATGGATGCCCTGTTTATGCACCGTTTGAAAGAATTGATGCAGTGAGGAAGCATCGGCACAAAAGGCACAATCAGGTAAGAATGTGCCTGCAGGCTGGAGTTGGGGACGTGCATGCTATCGTGGGCAGCATATACAAGGATGCCGATTTAACACCGAGTTTATATAAGGCCGCATATGGATGTGTGCAGGCCCATATAGACCATTTGAATGTTCAGGGTATAGGTGACCCGCTTGAGCAGGCAATTGTTGAAGCTTAA
- a CDS encoding thiamine pyrophosphate-binding protein, which yields MTTEQITGGKALVDALITNEANIAFGVPGESYLAVLDALHDVSNKLPFITCRHEASAANMAEAYGKLTGKPGICFVTRGPGTTHASIGLHTAYQDSTPMIMFIGQVASDQMDREAFQEIDYRRFLSEVTKWTAEIQDPNRIAEYVGRAFRVATSGRPGPVALALPEDMLRKLCGEQQSMPYTPTLAHPGQADMASMKALLEKSERPLLMLGGSGWSATAVHEIEQFSENNHIPVTVSFRCQDRFNNNHPNYIGDMGIGANPALIKRMTDADVLIVLGPRLGEMTTDGYNRLKVPVPDQTLVHIHQGAEELGRVYQPDLAINATPITIAPFLASMKLAGSNPWKKDTLEARASFEKWTTPIANTGDVQLSDLYRYMRETLPDDAIVCNGAGNYASWLHRFYRYRSFPSQLGPTSGAMGYGVPSAIGAKLTHPEKTVISISGDGCFMMNAVDLATAVRYGANVVFLVFNNNMYGTIRMHQEREYPRRTSGTDLTNPDFVKFAESFGVQAELVTSTTAFAPALERALKAGKPALLEIRVDPEAIAPTTTLSALQNR from the coding sequence ATGACAACTGAGCAAATCACTGGGGGCAAAGCGCTTGTTGACGCCCTTATAACAAACGAAGCCAACATTGCATTTGGTGTGCCAGGCGAAAGCTATCTTGCCGTTCTTGATGCTTTACACGATGTATCAAACAAATTGCCCTTTATAACATGCCGCCATGAAGCAAGTGCTGCTAACATGGCAGAAGCATATGGCAAACTAACGGGCAAACCCGGCATCTGCTTTGTCACACGTGGACCCGGTACAACCCACGCCTCTATAGGCCTGCATACCGCCTACCAAGACAGCACACCGATGATTATGTTTATTGGGCAAGTTGCCTCTGACCAAATGGATAGAGAGGCCTTTCAAGAGATTGATTATCGTCGCTTTTTAAGTGAAGTGACAAAATGGACCGCCGAAATTCAAGACCCTAACCGCATTGCTGAATATGTGGGCCGCGCTTTCCGTGTTGCAACATCAGGCCGGCCTGGGCCTGTCGCACTTGCTTTACCAGAGGATATGCTCAGAAAACTATGTGGTGAACAGCAATCAATGCCATATACACCCACGCTTGCACACCCCGGGCAAGCTGATATGGCTAGTATGAAAGCGCTTCTTGAAAAATCAGAACGCCCCCTTCTTATGCTGGGGGGCAGCGGTTGGTCTGCCACTGCAGTGCATGAAATTGAACAATTCTCCGAAAACAACCATATCCCCGTGACTGTTTCCTTTCGTTGCCAAGACAGGTTCAATAACAATCATCCAAATTATATTGGTGATATGGGGATCGGTGCAAACCCGGCATTGATTAAACGCATGACAGATGCCGATGTGCTGATAGTTCTTGGTCCTCGCCTCGGTGAAATGACAACGGATGGCTACAATCGTTTAAAAGTGCCGGTGCCGGACCAAACTCTTGTTCATATTCATCAGGGAGCAGAGGAACTGGGACGCGTCTATCAGCCAGATCTAGCAATTAATGCAACACCCATTACCATTGCACCTTTCCTCGCATCCATGAAACTCGCGGGCTCGAACCCCTGGAAGAAAGATACATTAGAAGCGAGAGCGTCCTTTGAAAAATGGACCACCCCCATAGCAAATACTGGAGATGTGCAGTTATCTGACCTGTACCGTTATATGCGGGAAACATTACCAGATGATGCTATTGTTTGTAACGGCGCAGGTAATTATGCTTCTTGGCTACACCGTTTCTATCGATACAGAAGTTTTCCTAGCCAGTTAGGCCCCACTTCTGGGGCTATGGGCTACGGTGTGCCATCTGCCATAGGTGCCAAGCTCACACACCCTGAAAAAACGGTTATCTCTATATCTGGTGATGGCTGTTTCATGATGAACGCAGTAGATCTTGCAACCGCCGTCCGGTACGGAGCCAATGTTGTATTTCTGGTTTTTAATAACAATATGTATGGCACAATCAGGATGCATCAGGAACGTGAATATCCAAGGCGAACGTCAGGAACTGACCTGACCAACCCTGACTTTGTCAAATTTGCCGAAAGCTTCGGTGTGCAAGCAGAACTTGTTACATCAACTACAGCTTTTGCACCAGCACTGGAACGTGCCCTAAAGGCTGGCAAACCTGCGTTGCTTGAAATTCGGGTGGACCCTGAAGCTATAGCACCAACAACAACCCTGTCTGCACTTCAAAACAGGTAA
- the rpsU gene encoding 30S ribosomal protein S21 produces MEVSVRDNNVDQALRALKKKLQREGVYREMKMRRFYEKPSEKRAREQAAAVRRARKLERKRLERDGMVVRTR; encoded by the coding sequence ATGGAGGTTTCCGTTCGGGATAACAATGTGGATCAAGCTCTTCGTGCCCTGAAGAAAAAACTTCAGCGTGAAGGCGTATACCGCGAAATGAAGATGCGTCGCTTTTATGAAAAGCCATCTGAAAAGAGGGCTCGTGAGCAGGCCGCAGCAGTGCGCCGTGCCCGCAAGCTGGAGCGTAAGCGCCTTGAGCGTGACGGTATGGTAGTTCGTACTCGTTAA
- a CDS encoding COQ9 family protein, producing the protein MTCDKTPEELRQPLLKAMLLHVPFDGWSVKSLKAAASDIGISFELAELAFPRGAIEVLEYHLTEADALLAAELAEMKLPTMKIRDRITIAIRTRLTEQLVNREAVRRGLATLALPQNIALGSKALWNTADIMWRAAGDTSTDHNWYTKRATLCAVYSAVLLYWLNDDSDGYTETWAFLDRRIEDVMKIEKTKYDMRRTTAHIPSLSRFLGRLRYPQL; encoded by the coding sequence ATGACATGTGATAAAACACCAGAAGAACTGCGCCAGCCGCTCCTAAAGGCAATGCTTTTACATGTGCCGTTTGATGGCTGGTCGGTCAAATCCCTGAAAGCCGCAGCTAGTGATATTGGTATATCATTTGAGCTTGCCGAACTTGCTTTCCCACGCGGTGCTATAGAGGTTTTAGAATATCACCTGACTGAGGCGGACGCCCTACTCGCAGCCGAGCTTGCAGAGATGAAGCTGCCCACAATGAAGATAAGAGACCGAATCACTATAGCTATCCGCACACGCCTAACCGAGCAACTGGTTAACAGAGAAGCCGTAAGACGTGGCCTAGCAACCCTAGCCCTACCCCAAAACATTGCCCTAGGCAGTAAGGCGCTCTGGAACACTGCCGACATTATGTGGCGCGCCGCCGGTGACACCTCAACAGATCACAACTGGTATACAAAGCGAGCAACCTTATGCGCTGTATACAGTGCCGTACTGTTATACTGGTTAAACGATGATTCTGACGGCTATACTGAGACATGGGCGTTTTTGGATCGCCGGATTGAAGATGTCATGAAAATTGAAAAAACCAAATATGATATGCGCCGCACGACCGCTCATATACCTTCATTATCAAGGTTTTTAGGGCGTCTACGCTACCCACAGCTATAA
- a CDS encoding tyrosine recombinase XerC: MTGRQNIIPLVSLDTETAATMNRWVRYLTSERHMSDHTVSAYISDMNSFFKLLTEYRGANVTLTLLQKLEIRDFRAFLAKLRSNKLSARSTARALSSIRNFYRYLARVENINNDAIKAIQAPKIPHRVPRPLSEDGAKTLLETVTEQDIESWVAARNTAVITLLYGCGLRISEALSLNVCDIPKSDSMRISGKGGKERIVPVLPIVRTAIDTYIKLCPFILTADMPLFVGVRGNRLSPRLVQLAMQAARIALGLPETATPHAMRHSFATHLLSRGGDLRTIQELLGHTDLKATQIYTEVDSARLKAVYDQSFRRK, encoded by the coding sequence ATGACAGGCAGGCAAAATATCATACCCCTCGTGTCTCTCGACACAGAAACTGCCGCGACCATGAACCGCTGGGTACGATACCTGACGAGTGAGCGCCACATGTCAGACCATACAGTTTCAGCCTACATAAGCGATATGAATAGCTTTTTTAAGCTGCTTACAGAATATCGCGGTGCAAATGTAACACTGACGCTTTTACAAAAACTTGAAATACGTGATTTTCGAGCGTTTTTAGCTAAACTGCGCAGCAACAAACTATCTGCACGCTCTACCGCACGAGCGTTATCGTCCATCCGAAACTTTTACCGCTATTTAGCCCGCGTAGAAAACATTAATAATGATGCAATTAAAGCAATACAGGCGCCCAAGATTCCACACCGTGTGCCTCGCCCCCTCTCAGAAGACGGCGCAAAAACACTCCTTGAAACAGTAACCGAGCAAGACATTGAAAGCTGGGTTGCAGCTCGAAATACAGCCGTTATTACCCTTCTTTATGGCTGTGGCCTGCGTATCAGTGAAGCGCTTTCCCTTAATGTCTGCGATATACCAAAATCAGACAGTATGCGGATCAGTGGGAAAGGTGGGAAAGAGCGCATTGTACCGGTTCTGCCTATCGTACGCACAGCAATCGACACATATATTAAACTATGCCCCTTCATTCTAACAGCTGACATGCCCTTGTTTGTAGGTGTTCGGGGCAACCGTCTATCACCGCGCTTAGTTCAGCTTGCAATGCAGGCCGCACGCATTGCCCTTGGGCTACCTGAAACAGCAACGCCCCACGCTATGCGCCATAGCTTTGCAACACATCTTTTGTCACGCGGCGGCGACCTACGCACTATTCAGGAACTGCTTGGCCACACAGACCTTAAGGCCACCCAAATTTATACAGAGGTAGACAGTGCCCGCTTAAAAGCCGTATATGATCAAAGCTTTCGCAGGAAATAG
- a CDS encoding bifunctional transcriptional activator/DNA repair enzyme AdaA → MKETHNILYEALLNRDPTFDGRLFFAVVTTGIYCRPVCPAPKPKPQNVLYFPKADAAQKAGFRPCKRCRPEAREGSPAWKGTQATLERALRILATPLSDKSIEQVADSLGITDRHLRRLFQHYLGKSPLDVRQEQRLQLALTLLTDKKSRITDIAYSSGFSSLRRFNAAFKIAYGLSPSNWRKEHA, encoded by the coding sequence ATGAAAGAAACACACAACATCCTTTACGAAGCCTTGCTAAACCGTGACCCTACTTTCGACGGCCGGCTCTTTTTTGCTGTTGTAACAACCGGTATATATTGCAGGCCTGTATGCCCTGCACCAAAACCAAAACCACAAAATGTTTTGTATTTCCCAAAAGCTGATGCCGCACAAAAGGCAGGCTTTCGGCCCTGCAAACGGTGCCGCCCCGAAGCACGCGAAGGTAGCCCCGCATGGAAAGGTACACAGGCCACACTGGAGCGGGCGCTCAGGATACTGGCAACTCCCTTATCCGATAAGTCCATTGAACAGGTTGCAGATAGTCTTGGTATCACAGACAGACACCTACGCAGGCTCTTTCAGCACTATCTTGGTAAATCCCCGCTTGATGTACGGCAAGAGCAACGCCTGCAATTGGCACTTACATTATTGACTGACAAAAAATCACGCATCACAGATATTGCCTATTCATCTGGTTTTTCAAGCTTACGACGCTTTAATGCTGCTTTTAAGATTGCCTACGGCCTAAGCCCAAGCAACTGGAGAAAAGAACATGCATAA
- a CDS encoding methylated-DNA--[protein]-cysteine S-methyltransferase gives MHNTYIYTEYHSPVGALTLLTKESIILICEFSDKPERITKQIDRFYTAVQITHGALPEPILTAFQQYFSGNLGALNTLVSEPEGTVFEKTVWKTLREIPVGTTTSYGMLAKKLQSGARAIGRANGRNPVCLIHPCHRVIGADGSLTGYAGGIERKEWLLAHENAL, from the coding sequence ATGCATAACACCTATATATACACGGAATATCATAGCCCCGTTGGAGCCCTAACGCTGCTTACAAAAGAAAGTATCATTCTTATCTGCGAATTTTCTGATAAACCAGAGCGCATCACAAAGCAGATAGACCGGTTTTACACTGCGGTACAAATTACCCACGGCGCGCTTCCTGAACCTATTTTAACCGCATTTCAGCAATATTTTTCTGGAAATCTAGGCGCCTTGAATACCTTAGTGTCAGAACCAGAAGGTACAGTTTTTGAAAAAACCGTCTGGAAAACACTGCGAGAAATCCCTGTAGGCACAACTACTTCATATGGCATGCTTGCCAAAAAACTGCAGTCTGGCGCCCGTGCTATTGGGCGGGCAAATGGTAGGAACCCGGTATGTCTTATTCACCCCTGCCACCGCGTTATTGGTGCAGATGGTAGCCTAACAGGGTATGCAGGCGGCATAGAGCGTAAAGAGTGGCTGTTAGCACATGAGAATGCGCTTTAG
- a CDS encoding universal stress protein, with translation MSKDKSLYLVAVDGSEWSDRAAAFAVEKASKENARIIFITVIPWSGFQPLTMDEIAYRPIDKGIEEDLAKKNVLDPLYDKYKDTKIDISTEYHWGNPSEVIHDRAKKLKAAQVFVGRRGRSKISDLILGSVANTLAHTLGVPITLVP, from the coding sequence ATGAGCAAAGACAAATCACTGTACCTTGTAGCCGTTGACGGTAGTGAATGGAGTGACAGGGCCGCGGCTTTTGCTGTAGAAAAAGCATCAAAAGAAAATGCCCGCATTATCTTTATTACCGTTATTCCTTGGTCAGGGTTTCAGCCATTAACGATGGATGAAATCGCTTATCGGCCTATTGATAAAGGCATTGAAGAAGATCTTGCAAAAAAAAACGTGCTTGATCCGTTATACGATAAATACAAGGATACCAAAATTGATATCAGCACCGAATATCACTGGGGGAACCCTAGCGAAGTAATCCATGATCGGGCAAAAAAACTAAAAGCGGCACAGGTATTTGTTGGTCGCCGTGGCCGGTCTAAAATCTCTGACCTGATCCTTGGCAGCGTTGCTAATACGCTTGCCCATACACTCGGCGTACCCATAACACTTGTACCCTAA
- the lpdA gene encoding dihydrolipoyl dehydrogenase, producing MSDVFDVVVIGSGPGGYVAAIRAAQLGLKTACIEKRETLGGTCLNIGCMPSKALLHASHMYDEANHGFEQFGLSVKGLDYDIEKVLAVKDETVKGLTGGIEFLFKKNKIEWIKGTGKFSAKDTITVALNDGGTRTVKTKNAIIATGSDVASLPGIEIDEKIIVSSTGALDLNPVPKSMVVIGGGVIGLELGSVWRRFGTEVTVIEFMDQLLPGMDMEVRKNFGRILKKQGMKLNLSSKVTAVEKTKSGAKVTFEPVKGGDATTIETDVVLVSVGRRPYTAGLGLETIGVEMDDRSRIKTAHDFSTNVPGVWAIGDVIIGPMLAHKAEDEGIACAENIAGLTGYVNHDVIPGVVYTYPEVASVGKTEEELKDAGVSYNVGKYPFTANSRAKANKSTEGFVKILADSETDRVLGVHIIGADAGNMIAQAAIAMEFGASSEDIALTCHAHPTETEAVKEAALAVHKRTIHM from the coding sequence ATGTCGGATGTATTTGATGTTGTTGTAATAGGCTCTGGCCCTGGTGGATATGTGGCAGCGATACGCGCCGCGCAGCTCGGCCTAAAAACAGCCTGTATTGAAAAGCGCGAAACGCTTGGGGGCACTTGCCTTAATATTGGCTGTATGCCCTCAAAAGCCTTGCTGCATGCATCGCATATGTATGATGAAGCAAATCACGGTTTTGAGCAGTTTGGCCTGTCTGTTAAGGGGCTGGACTATGACATTGAAAAGGTTCTGGCCGTAAAAGACGAAACTGTAAAAGGCCTGACTGGCGGTATTGAATTTCTTTTCAAGAAAAACAAAATTGAATGGATTAAAGGTACTGGTAAATTCAGTGCCAAAGATACTATTACTGTTGCCCTGAATGATGGCGGTACGCGCACGGTGAAAACCAAAAACGCAATCATTGCAACAGGTAGCGATGTTGCAAGCTTGCCGGGCATTGAAATCGATGAAAAAATTATTGTGTCTTCAACCGGTGCCCTTGACCTAAACCCGGTTCCAAAGAGCATGGTAGTGATTGGTGGCGGCGTAATTGGGCTTGAGCTTGGCTCAGTGTGGCGCCGGTTTGGTACAGAAGTAACGGTCATTGAATTTATGGACCAGCTTCTGCCTGGTATGGACATGGAAGTTCGGAAAAACTTTGGGCGTATTTTGAAAAAGCAAGGCATGAAGCTTAACCTTTCTTCCAAAGTGACGGCGGTTGAAAAAACCAAATCTGGTGCGAAAGTAACCTTTGAGCCTGTAAAGGGCGGGGATGCAACGACAATCGAGACAGATGTCGTGTTGGTTTCTGTTGGACGCAGACCTTATACTGCGGGCCTTGGGCTTGAGACTATCGGTGTTGAAATGGACGACAGGTCCCGTATTAAAACAGCACATGATTTTTCCACAAATGTGCCGGGTGTATGGGCAATTGGTGATGTGATTATTGGCCCTATGCTTGCTCATAAAGCGGAAGATGAAGGCATTGCATGCGCTGAAAATATCGCAGGGTTAACAGGTTATGTGAACCATGATGTTATTCCGGGCGTTGTCTACACATATCCTGAGGTTGCAAGTGTTGGTAAAACCGAGGAAGAGCTTAAAGATGCTGGTGTTTCCTATAACGTGGGTAAATACCCCTTCACAGCCAACAGCCGTGCAAAAGCCAACAAATCTACAGAGGGTTTTGTAAAAATATTGGCCGACAGTGAAACTGATCGTGTGCTTGGTGTTCATATCATTGGTGCAGATGCGGGTAACATGATTGCGCAGGCAGCTATAGCAATGGAGTTTGGCGCGTCATCAGAAGATATAGCTCTGACATGCCATGCGCACCCAACAGAAACAGAAGCTGTTAAAGAAGCAGCGCTTGCTGTGCATAAGCGCACTATCCATATGTAA